One window of Paenibacillus sp. JQZ6Y-1 genomic DNA carries:
- a CDS encoding PucR family transcriptional regulator — protein MDVNELRQRIEQITGLNMIEHRLSEKTWEEKEQLSTKMNTAGEPDESLWMIPVMRQAGEVIVWTPEPLRGRQHTDTVVVEDMGLSEGVVAKDTSSYNYDFNEMQRIYQLLELLLPSVMGLQPMSLTSVVQGKDQQARELGQWLVRQVSLRNPSAEIPTEYGIRERLDSVMVPFLLLADSLQVGTLNPKQLEKLLSSYFDRDVLLIPLQDNEWLVLAKHELIEDEEDGRDAGHESEDTEEDLLTAFALGLHELVASEWVGSFHISVTLPLNPLDGLAQTVSQLRETIHLGRLFQVTEHIHLPWELRLESLLYRIPEEERQRFVESADHHSHLFGDEETVTTLETFFKMDCNVSETAKQLYIHRNTLLYRLDKIKQDTQLDVRRFEDAVLMRLTLLLYKVTKS, from the coding sequence ATGGATGTAAATGAACTACGGCAGCGGATTGAACAGATTACTGGGTTGAATATGATAGAGCATCGTTTGAGTGAAAAAACGTGGGAGGAAAAGGAGCAGCTATCTACAAAAATGAACACAGCAGGAGAACCGGATGAGTCATTATGGATGATTCCAGTAATGCGTCAGGCTGGGGAAGTGATTGTATGGACGCCCGAACCTTTGAGAGGTCGGCAACATACGGATACGGTTGTTGTAGAAGATATGGGGTTGTCTGAGGGAGTTGTAGCGAAGGACACAAGTTCCTATAATTATGATTTCAATGAAATGCAGCGTATTTATCAGCTGTTGGAGCTGTTGTTGCCTTCGGTAATGGGGTTACAGCCTATGTCTTTAACATCTGTTGTACAGGGGAAGGATCAGCAAGCGCGTGAGTTGGGACAATGGCTGGTTAGACAGGTTAGCTTACGCAATCCATCTGCCGAGATTCCGACCGAGTATGGGATCAGAGAGCGACTGGATTCAGTGATGGTACCTTTTTTGCTGCTGGCGGATAGCTTGCAGGTAGGGACATTGAATCCGAAACAGTTGGAAAAACTACTATCCAGTTATTTTGATCGGGATGTGTTGTTGATTCCATTGCAGGATAACGAATGGCTGGTACTCGCCAAGCATGAGCTGATTGAGGATGAGGAAGATGGACGTGACGCTGGGCATGAGAGTGAGGATACAGAGGAAGATCTGTTGACTGCATTTGCGCTTGGGCTGCATGAACTGGTGGCGAGCGAGTGGGTAGGGAGCTTTCATATTAGTGTAACCCTGCCATTGAATCCGCTGGATGGGTTGGCACAAACGGTATCGCAATTACGGGAAACGATTCATCTGGGACGACTGTTTCAGGTGACGGAGCATATTCATCTGCCATGGGAGCTGCGGTTGGAGAGTTTGCTATATCGCATTCCAGAAGAAGAACGGCAACGGTTTGTGGAATCAGCAGATCATCATTCGCATTTATTTGGAGATGAGGAGACGGTAACAACGCTGGAGACCTTTTTCAAAATGGATTGTAATGTAAGTGAGACTGCCAAGCAGTTATATATCCACCGAAACACATTGCTGTATCGATTGGACAAGATTAAACAGGATACGCAGCTGGATGTACGACGGTTTGAAGATGCAGTATTGATGCGTTTAACTCTGCTATTGTATAAAGTGACAAAAAGCTGA
- a CDS encoding ABC transporter ATP-binding protein: MAGVRLEHIFKKYPGSDKATVVDVNLDIKDKEFLVLVGPSGCGKSTTLRMIAGLEEISEGKLYIGDRVVNDVAPKDRDIAMVFQSYALYPHMDVYSNMAFGLKLRKVKKEEIEKRVREAAKILDIEHLLDRKPKALSGGQRQRVALGRAIVRDPQVFLMDEPLSNLDAKLRGQMRAEITKLAKRLQTTVIYVTHDQIEAMTMGDRIVVMKDGIIQQAASPEELYNHPRNMFVAGFIGSPTMNFIRGTLSEKNGGTVFSAAGLELNLPGGKAQVLKDQGYNGKEVILGVRPEDIHEEPVFLEASPNSVFTAKVDVSENLGHETLLYLSGISSDTVIARVDGRSTTRDNATVTMAIDMNKVHIFDPASEDNLFYSEPATV; encoded by the coding sequence ATGGCAGGTGTACGCTTAGAGCATATTTTCAAAAAGTATCCGGGTTCCGATAAAGCAACAGTAGTTGATGTCAATCTCGACATTAAAGATAAAGAGTTTCTGGTATTGGTTGGTCCTTCCGGTTGTGGTAAATCCACAACACTGCGTATGATCGCAGGTCTGGAAGAAATCTCCGAAGGTAAACTGTACATTGGCGATCGCGTTGTTAACGACGTAGCACCAAAAGACCGCGATATCGCGATGGTATTCCAATCTTACGCGTTGTACCCGCATATGGATGTATACTCCAATATGGCGTTTGGTCTGAAACTTCGTAAGGTGAAAAAAGAAGAAATCGAAAAACGCGTGCGTGAAGCTGCGAAAATTCTGGATATTGAGCATTTGCTGGATCGTAAGCCAAAAGCGCTGTCCGGTGGTCAACGTCAGCGTGTCGCGCTCGGTCGTGCGATCGTTCGTGATCCACAAGTCTTCCTGATGGATGAGCCGCTGTCCAACTTGGATGCAAAACTGCGTGGTCAGATGCGTGCGGAAATCACAAAACTGGCAAAACGTCTGCAAACGACTGTTATCTACGTAACGCATGATCAGATCGAAGCAATGACAATGGGCGATCGTATCGTTGTTATGAAAGATGGTATCATTCAACAAGCTGCTTCTCCAGAAGAGCTGTACAACCATCCTCGTAACATGTTCGTAGCAGGTTTCATTGGTTCCCCAACTATGAACTTTATCCGTGGTACGCTGTCTGAGAAAAACGGTGGTACTGTATTCTCCGCAGCGGGTCTGGAACTGAACCTTCCGGGCGGTAAAGCACAAGTGCTGAAAGATCAAGGCTACAATGGTAAAGAAGTGATTCTGGGTGTTCGTCCAGAAGATATTCACGAGGAGCCTGTATTCCTGGAAGCTTCGCCGAACAGCGTATTTACTGCAAAAGTGGATGTTTCCGAGAACCTGGGTCACGAAACATTGCTGTACCTGAGCGGTATTAGCTCTGACACTGTTATTGCTCGTGTAGATGGTCGTTCCACTACACGTGATAACGCTACGGTAACAATGGCTATCGATATGAACAAAGTACACATCTTCGATCCAGCTTCTGAAGATAACCTGTTCTATAGCGAGCCTGCAACTGTATAA
- the hprK gene encoding HPr(Ser) kinase/phosphatase, with product MAKHVKVSELVQMFQLEVVSGGLGLKRNITVDDLNRPGLEMAGYFEYYPTERVQILGRTELAFFKMLTHEEKAERMSKLCHEETPCIVVTRGLEIPEELVEASENHGLPVLRSNLSTTILSSRITNFLEKKLAPTATIHGVLVDIYGVGMLITGSSGIGKSETALELVKRGHRLIADDAVEIRQTSDNQLHGTAPELIRHLLEIRGVGIINVMTLFGAGAIRNNKRITLVVRLEAWQQDKQYDRIGLDEETTKIIDTDVPLVTIPVRPGRNLAVIIEVAAMNFRLKRMGYNAALQFTHKLTETIAEDLDELD from the coding sequence ATGGCCAAACATGTAAAGGTTTCGGAATTAGTGCAAATGTTCCAGCTTGAGGTTGTATCCGGGGGACTTGGCTTAAAACGAAACATTACCGTAGATGATCTGAACCGTCCCGGTCTGGAGATGGCGGGTTATTTTGAGTATTATCCAACAGAGCGTGTACAAATCCTTGGACGCACCGAGCTGGCTTTCTTTAAAATGCTAACGCATGAGGAAAAGGCAGAGCGTATGAGCAAGCTATGTCATGAAGAAACGCCTTGTATTGTAGTAACACGTGGACTTGAGATTCCAGAGGAATTGGTGGAAGCGAGTGAGAACCACGGATTGCCTGTATTGCGCAGCAATCTGTCTACTACCATTCTGTCTAGCCGCATTACCAACTTTTTGGAGAAAAAGCTAGCACCGACAGCAACGATTCACGGTGTACTGGTCGACATTTATGGTGTAGGTATGTTGATCACAGGCAGCAGCGGTATCGGTAAAAGTGAAACCGCGTTGGAGCTGGTCAAACGTGGACATCGTCTGATCGCGGATGACGCAGTAGAGATTCGCCAAACGTCGGATAATCAGCTGCACGGTACGGCTCCTGAATTGATCCGTCACCTGCTGGAAATTCGCGGCGTAGGTATCATCAACGTAATGACACTGTTTGGTGCAGGGGCGATTCGCAACAACAAACGAATTACGCTGGTTGTTCGTCTGGAAGCATGGCAGCAGGACAAACAGTATGACCGCATCGGTTTGGATGAAGAGACAACCAAAATCATCGACACGGATGTACCTCTGGTGACGATCCCTGTACGACCGGGACGAAATCTGGCGGTTATTATTGAAGTGGCGGCGATGAATTTCCGTCTGAAGCGGATGGGTTACAATGCAGCTCTCCAATTCACGCACAAGCTGACCGAGACGATTGCTGAAGATCTCGACGAACTGGATTAA
- the lgt gene encoding prolipoprotein diacylglyceryl transferase, whose product MGTLLINPIAFSIGALEVHWYGLILGFGALMGLLFVIREGKRFGIPQEFFMDLLLFGVPSAIIAARIYYVAFRWPDYKNNFVDVFKIWNGGIAIYGALIGAIICAVIYTRYKGYNFWRIADMCAPSLLIGQLIGRWGNFVNQEAYGGPVDESFLRGNLHLPNFIVDQMNVNGIYHHPTFLYESVWNLVGVLLLCFLRRRPFVRAGEIFMSYFIWYGIGRFFIEALRTDSLTFDGPAWLVSFVNGLWSPMTLFGFQQGAIEPGYGNIRISQLLSLVLIIVAILLILIRRRTGASNVRYSDPIVSSKHGHEFASNTDAASVETAATPAASERQQPLPADEERAHSERKE is encoded by the coding sequence ATGGGGACATTGTTGATTAATCCGATTGCTTTTTCTATCGGGGCGCTGGAAGTGCACTGGTATGGTCTGATTTTGGGCTTTGGTGCGCTGATGGGCCTGCTGTTTGTGATTCGTGAAGGCAAACGGTTCGGTATTCCGCAGGAGTTTTTCATGGACTTGCTGCTGTTCGGGGTGCCGTCGGCAATTATCGCAGCACGCATCTATTATGTTGCGTTCCGCTGGCCAGACTACAAAAACAATTTTGTGGACGTTTTTAAAATCTGGAACGGCGGGATCGCTATCTATGGTGCGCTGATTGGTGCGATTATCTGTGCAGTGATCTATACGCGCTACAAAGGCTACAATTTCTGGAGGATTGCGGATATGTGTGCGCCTTCGCTGTTGATTGGACAGCTGATTGGTCGCTGGGGGAACTTTGTTAATCAGGAGGCATACGGCGGTCCAGTGGACGAGTCGTTCCTGCGTGGCAATCTGCATTTGCCGAATTTTATTGTAGATCAGATGAATGTAAACGGCATTTATCATCATCCGACCTTCTTGTATGAGTCGGTCTGGAATCTTGTTGGTGTATTGCTGCTATGCTTCTTGCGCCGTCGTCCGTTTGTGCGTGCGGGTGAGATTTTTATGTCTTATTTTATCTGGTACGGGATTGGTCGCTTCTTTATCGAGGCATTGCGTACAGACAGTCTAACCTTTGACGGTCCGGCATGGCTGGTATCGTTTGTGAATGGACTCTGGTCACCAATGACGCTGTTTGGATTCCAACAAGGTGCGATTGAGCCTGGGTATGGTAATATCCGTATTTCTCAATTGCTGTCGCTGGTGCTGATTATAGTAGCGATTCTGCTCATCCTGATTCGTCGTCGTACAGGTGCATCGAACGTACGTTACAGTGATCCGATTGTCTCAAGCAAGCATGGTCATGAGTTTGCATCCAATACAGATGCAGCCAGTGTAGAGACAGCAGCTACACCAGCTGCAAGTGAACGACAACAGCCGCTGCCTGCGGATGAGGAAAGGGCTCATTCCGAGCGGAAGGAGTAA
- the ppaX gene encoding pyrophosphatase PpaX — protein MIDTVLFDLDGTIVDTNELIISSFMNVMNQPDVSPLTREQIIPHMGLTLEQQLRTFSGQDDVTSLVTAYREYSAIHHDAMVAPFPEVNIVLARLQAEGLKLGVVTTKIRATTEKVLKLFELDQYMQVIITLDDVEHPKPHAQPIERALEALGSSPETTLMVGDSPADLKSAAAAGVRSAGVAWSLKGEAELSKYKPTYILQQMSDLYELVLGDTVDR, from the coding sequence ATGATTGATACGGTACTATTTGATCTGGATGGAACGATTGTCGATACGAATGAGCTGATTATTTCTTCTTTTATGAATGTTATGAATCAGCCGGATGTATCGCCGCTCACGCGTGAGCAGATCATTCCGCATATGGGGTTGACGCTAGAGCAACAGCTGCGCACCTTTTCCGGTCAGGACGATGTGACTTCGCTCGTGACAGCTTATCGGGAGTACAGTGCGATTCACCATGATGCCATGGTGGCGCCATTTCCCGAGGTGAATATTGTGCTGGCACGTTTGCAAGCTGAAGGGTTGAAGCTCGGTGTAGTGACAACCAAGATTCGTGCGACTACAGAAAAGGTATTGAAGCTGTTCGAGCTGGATCAATATATGCAGGTCATTATTACACTGGACGATGTGGAGCATCCGAAGCCACATGCACAGCCGATTGAACGGGCGCTAGAAGCGCTCGGTTCATCGCCGGAAACGACACTGATGGTGGGCGATAGCCCTGCCGATCTGAAGTCAGCGGCAGCAGCGGGCGTACGTTCCGCGGGTGTAGCATGGTCGCTAAAGGGCGAAGCAGAATTGTCCAAGTATAAACCGACGTATATTTTACAGCAAATGAGTGATTTGTATGAGCTGGTGCTGGGCGATACGGTAGATCGATGA
- a CDS encoding acyltransferase, whose amino-acid sequence MRKLEHYPVDGKRNALRQIYRTVSPFKGVRNFIFIQLSRYCPVLEMKNWIYRHLLRMEVGRDTAFGLMVMVDVFFPERIKIGRNSVIGYNTTILAHEYLIKEYRLGDVVIGDEVMIGANCTILPGVTIGDGAIVAAGSVVHKDVAAGSFVGGNPLRVLSGHSPVAEVSADPNSSIRSDGDTSRT is encoded by the coding sequence ATGAGAAAGCTGGAGCATTATCCGGTGGATGGCAAGCGCAATGCGCTGCGTCAAATTTATCGTACGGTCAGCCCGTTTAAGGGTGTACGCAATTTTATCTTTATTCAGCTATCGCGATATTGTCCGGTGCTGGAAATGAAAAACTGGATATATCGCCATCTGCTCCGTATGGAAGTCGGCAGGGATACCGCTTTTGGACTGATGGTGATGGTAGATGTGTTTTTTCCAGAGCGCATCAAGATTGGACGCAATTCGGTAATTGGGTACAATACAACCATTCTGGCGCATGAGTATCTGATCAAGGAATATCGCCTTGGCGATGTAGTGATCGGAGACGAAGTGATGATTGGTGCGAATTGTACCATTTTGCCGGGCGTAACGATTGGCGATGGCGCGATTGTAGCAGCAGGCTCAGTCGTACATAAGGATGTGGCGGCAGGCTCTTTTGTCGGGGGGAACCCTCTGCGAGTGCTGTCTGGGCATTCGCCAGTTGCCGAGGTGTCTGCTGATCCAAATTCATCTATACGATCAGATGGAGATACAAGCAGAACATAG
- a CDS encoding acyltransferase produces MNQLKKERLPQLDFFRALAIIGVLHVHSTSNATIEAVNTSIYYVFNFLNLMFKYGTPSFIFLSSFVLFYNYYDRPLNSKLITSFYKKRMLYILLPYILISALYFIYKLYTRDRFDEPVGMLVMDYVDAIFHGSAWTHLYFVFISVQFYILFPLMLWLLKSQRWMARWALVIGLAVQWGWVLWNKYDLHYASKGSIAFSYFAYYMMGAFVAIYFKPFRKWVMTSWKDMNGGLKLITAVLWIAWLATGLVYVQIWYDARLTNEWLDSLWYELFWNVYTMLSALVLFQSAFILNRIAPKGILAVLRRLGEVSFAVYLVHPFILAFYRETQDWFSMGTLTYFVWIYAGLIIALVVSTLFVQFVFRRFSYSWVLLGSIPYSLSGRHREKRAERERIRQDVDAVRRTNP; encoded by the coding sequence TTGAATCAACTCAAGAAGGAGCGGCTGCCCCAGCTCGATTTTTTTCGGGCGCTGGCGATCATTGGCGTGCTGCATGTACATTCTACATCAAACGCAACCATTGAAGCTGTGAATACTTCCATTTATTACGTATTTAATTTTCTGAATTTGATGTTCAAATATGGAACACCATCGTTTATCTTTCTGAGCAGCTTTGTGCTGTTTTACAATTATTATGATCGTCCGTTGAATAGCAAGCTGATTACTAGCTTTTATAAAAAACGGATGCTGTACATTTTGCTGCCGTATATTCTGATTTCGGCACTGTATTTCATTTATAAGCTGTATACGCGGGACCGCTTTGACGAGCCGGTCGGGATGTTGGTTATGGATTACGTAGATGCCATTTTCCACGGTTCGGCATGGACACATCTTTATTTTGTATTTATTAGTGTGCAGTTCTACATTCTATTCCCACTGATGCTGTGGCTGCTGAAAAGTCAGCGCTGGATGGCTCGCTGGGCGCTCGTGATCGGGCTTGCCGTGCAATGGGGCTGGGTACTGTGGAACAAGTACGATCTTCACTATGCAAGCAAAGGCAGTATTGCCTTCTCATATTTTGCCTACTATATGATGGGGGCATTTGTAGCGATTTATTTCAAACCATTCCGCAAATGGGTGATGACCAGCTGGAAAGATATGAACGGCGGTCTCAAGCTGATTACGGCGGTTCTGTGGATCGCTTGGCTAGCAACTGGACTGGTGTATGTGCAGATCTGGTATGATGCACGTTTGACGAATGAATGGCTGGATTCGCTCTGGTACGAGCTGTTCTGGAATGTGTATACGATGCTATCAGCGCTGGTATTGTTCCAGTCGGCATTTATACTCAACCGGATTGCGCCGAAGGGTATACTGGCAGTATTGCGCCGATTGGGTGAGGTTTCATTTGCTGTGTATCTGGTTCATCCATTTATTCTTGCTTTTTATCGGGAGACGCAGGATTGGTTCTCGATGGGCACACTGACGTATTTTGTCTGGATCTATGCAGGTTTGATTATTGCACTGGTGGTATCTACCTTGTTTGTGCAGTTTGTGTTCCGGCGCTTCTCGTACTCATGGGTGCTGCTGGGCAGCATTCCGTATTCGCTCTCTGGTCGCCATCGGGAAAAGCGAGCGGAGCGTGAACGGATACGTCAAGATGTGGATGCGGTGCGCCGCACAAATCCGTAG
- a CDS encoding ATP phosphoribosyltransferase regulatory subunit, protein MSKPKGFEKPIGVRDYLPHVVSKLRYIEQNVLDCMSRWGYRQIITPTLEYYDTVGVASSTSDSKLFKMLNNRGTTMVLRSDMTTPIARVMSSLLQQEEVPVRLAYHANVFRSIEEEAGREAEFFQTGAELVGVDSPEGDAEVIALAISSLQAAGVQNFQISLGHVGFLSGILEEALPGQKDKQEALKERLLNRDFVGFREQLHAFQLSQAQSAELEGLLRLRGAQDICEQALEISSNPQAADAIRHLCKVWEVLEAYDMSEYVMIDLTMIGNFSYYTGMVFEGYAAELGSPVCSGGRYDNLLSQFGRPLAATGFALKTNRILDGVQLPVPSAPQPVLIVYDELSRHHAFAKAGELRQQGTIVVTRHEEAEVASNEQESIDGYSQVLRFAHGKPVLT, encoded by the coding sequence TTGTCGAAACCGAAAGGATTTGAAAAGCCGATTGGCGTGCGTGATTATCTGCCGCATGTTGTATCCAAGCTTCGCTATATCGAGCAAAATGTGCTGGATTGCATGTCCCGCTGGGGGTACCGGCAAATCATCACGCCAACACTTGAATATTACGATACGGTAGGTGTGGCAAGCTCCACCTCCGATAGCAAACTGTTTAAAATGCTGAATAACCGCGGTACGACGATGGTACTGCGTTCCGATATGACGACTCCGATAGCGCGTGTCATGAGTTCATTATTACAGCAGGAGGAAGTGCCGGTACGTCTGGCGTATCATGCCAATGTATTTCGTTCCATTGAAGAGGAAGCGGGACGGGAAGCGGAATTTTTCCAAACTGGAGCCGAGCTGGTCGGTGTGGATTCACCGGAAGGGGATGCGGAAGTGATCGCGCTGGCGATCTCATCCTTGCAGGCGGCAGGTGTGCAGAATTTTCAGATTTCGCTTGGTCATGTAGGTTTTCTGAGCGGCATACTGGAAGAAGCTCTGCCGGGTCAAAAGGACAAGCAGGAGGCGCTCAAGGAACGTCTGCTGAATCGTGACTTTGTAGGTTTCCGCGAGCAGCTTCACGCTTTCCAGCTATCGCAGGCGCAAAGTGCGGAGCTAGAAGGGCTGCTGCGATTGCGCGGTGCGCAGGACATCTGCGAACAGGCGCTTGAGATTAGCAGCAACCCGCAGGCAGCTGATGCGATTCGCCATCTGTGTAAGGTATGGGAAGTGCTGGAAGCGTACGATATGTCCGAATATGTGATGATCGATCTGACGATGATCGGTAACTTCTCCTATTATACGGGTATGGTATTCGAGGGCTATGCAGCAGAATTGGGATCGCCGGTATGTAGCGGCGGTCGATATGATAACTTGCTGTCCCAGTTTGGACGTCCGCTGGCAGCGACCGGATTTGCTTTGAAAACAAATCGGATTCTAGACGGTGTGCAACTGCCGGTACCATCCGCACCACAGCCTGTATTGATCGTATACGATGAATTAAGTCGTCATCATGCGTTTGCAAAGGCAGGCGAACTGCGCCAGCAAGGTACGATTGTGGTGACTCGGCATGAAGAAGCAGAAGTTGCTAGCAATGAACAGGAGTCAATCGACGGATACAGTCAGGTGCTGCGCTTTGCACACGGCAAGCCGGTTCTAACCTGA
- the hisG gene encoding ATP phosphoribosyltransferase has product MSQILKVAMPKGRIYKKAAEMFREAGIPVPTDVDDSRKLIVELPEAGMEFILAKPVDVPIYVEHGVADIGIVGKDVLMEENRDVYELLDLGIARCRMSVIALPDWQPGIRQRVATKYPNVASQYFRERGQQVEVIKLNGSIELAPMIGLADRIVDMVETGQTLRENGLVEMEELFGITSRLIANRVSYRMKNEEIQQLCDHLQKVIGQPSAT; this is encoded by the coding sequence ATGAGCCAGATATTAAAAGTAGCCATGCCCAAAGGGCGTATCTATAAAAAAGCTGCCGAAATGTTCCGTGAAGCGGGCATTCCGGTTCCAACCGATGTGGATGATTCACGCAAGCTGATCGTAGAACTACCGGAAGCAGGGATGGAATTTATTCTCGCCAAGCCAGTTGACGTACCGATCTATGTAGAGCACGGTGTCGCCGACATTGGTATCGTTGGTAAAGATGTACTGATGGAGGAAAACCGCGATGTATACGAGCTGCTTGATCTGGGCATCGCCCGCTGCCGGATGTCGGTAATCGCACTGCCAGACTGGCAGCCGGGCATTCGCCAACGGGTTGCTACCAAGTACCCTAATGTGGCGTCCCAGTATTTTCGCGAACGCGGGCAGCAGGTAGAAGTGATCAAGCTGAACGGCTCGATTGAGCTAGCACCGATGATCGGGTTGGCAGATCGTATCGTCGATATGGTCGAAACGGGTCAAACGCTTCGTGAGAACGGACTGGTAGAAATGGAAGAGTTGTTCGGCATCACCAGCCGCCTGATCGCGAACCGAGTCAGCTATCGCATGAAAAATGAAGAGATTCAGCAATTGTGCGATCATTTACAAAAAGTGATTGGTCAGCCCTCTGCTACGTAA
- the hisD gene encoding histidinol dehydrogenase yields MKIVSARDFDLRREVEYGSPEQNAAVKQIVTDIKQQGNTALLDYTSRFDRTKLTVDQLRVTPEELQAAYAQVEPSFIQAITQAADNIRQFHQKQKRNSWMDLQPDGSLLGQIIRPLKRVGVYVPGGKAAYPSSVLMNVIPAQVAGVPEIVMVTPPATGGTEGIDPYILVTAAEAGVTEIYRVGGAQAIAALAYGTESIQPVDKICGPGNIYVALAKREVYGVVDIDSIAGPSEIVVLADEQSNPAYIAADLLSQAEHDEMASAILVTPSQRIADEVSAEVQRQLETLPRRDIASASVNNYGAIIVTEDLNEGISVVNRLAPEHLEIMVDQPMNILGLIENAGAIFLGNYSSEPVGDYFAGPNHIIPTNGTARFSSPVDVDDFIKKSSMIYYSKEALLANGNIIMELARHEGLEGHARAIQIRLEQEG; encoded by the coding sequence TTGAAAATAGTATCTGCACGTGATTTTGATCTGCGGCGCGAGGTGGAATACGGCTCGCCGGAGCAAAATGCCGCGGTGAAACAAATTGTTACTGATATTAAACAGCAGGGAAATACAGCACTGCTAGATTATACAAGTCGTTTTGACCGTACCAAGCTGACGGTGGATCAGTTGCGAGTGACGCCAGAGGAATTACAGGCAGCATATGCGCAGGTGGAGCCTTCGTTTATTCAAGCGATTACGCAGGCGGCGGATAATATTCGCCAATTTCACCAAAAGCAAAAGCGCAATTCGTGGATGGATCTACAGCCGGATGGTAGCTTGCTCGGTCAGATTATTCGTCCGCTGAAGCGTGTCGGTGTCTACGTACCCGGCGGCAAAGCGGCGTATCCGTCCTCTGTGCTAATGAATGTTATTCCAGCGCAGGTGGCAGGTGTACCGGAGATTGTAATGGTCACGCCGCCTGCAACAGGCGGAACCGAAGGCATTGATCCGTACATTCTGGTGACGGCAGCTGAAGCAGGTGTAACGGAAATTTACCGTGTCGGCGGTGCGCAAGCGATTGCTGCACTCGCATATGGAACGGAAAGTATCCAGCCGGTTGATAAAATCTGCGGTCCCGGCAATATCTATGTGGCATTGGCAAAGCGCGAGGTGTACGGTGTCGTCGATATCGACAGCATTGCAGGACCGAGCGAAATTGTCGTGCTGGCAGATGAGCAGTCCAATCCAGCGTACATCGCTGCTGATCTGTTGTCTCAAGCTGAGCATGACGAGATGGCATCTGCTATTCTGGTGACTCCATCCCAGCGGATTGCGGACGAAGTATCTGCCGAAGTACAGCGTCAGCTGGAAACCTTACCGCGTCGCGATATTGCGTCAGCATCAGTGAACAATTATGGTGCAATTATCGTTACAGAGGACCTGAACGAGGGCATTAGCGTAGTCAATCGACTCGCACCGGAGCATCTAGAGATTATGGTGGATCAGCCGATGAATATTCTCGGTCTGATCGAAAATGCTGGTGCCATTTTCCTCGGCAATTACAGCTCGGAGCCGGTAGGCGACTATTTTGCTGGACCGAATCATATTATTCCGACAAATGGTACGGCACGTTTCTCATCGCCGGTTGATGTGGATGATTTTATCAAAAAATCGAGCATGATTTATTATAGTAAAGAAGCGCTGCTAGCAAATGGGAATATTATTATGGAACTGGCGCGTCATGAAGGTCTGGAAGGTCACGCACGAGCGATTCAGATTCGCTTGGAGCAAGAAGGGTAA
- the hisB gene encoding imidazoleglycerol-phosphate dehydratase HisB, with amino-acid sequence MSTENQSTRRAEVSRKTNETNIELAFQVDGTGQAAIETDVPFLNHMLDLFTKHGHFDLTLKAQGDIEIDDHHTVEDIGICLGQTLREALGDKRGIKRYANVFIPMDEALAQVVIDVSNRPHFEYRAEYPSAQVGSFQVELVHEFLWKLALEARITLHVIVHYGKNTHHMIEAVFKALGRAIDEATTIDPRVTGVPSTKGVL; translated from the coding sequence ATGTCAACGGAAAATCAGAGTACACGCCGCGCGGAGGTTAGCCGCAAAACGAATGAAACGAATATCGAGCTTGCTTTTCAGGTGGATGGTACAGGGCAGGCAGCGATTGAGACGGATGTGCCGTTTTTGAATCATATGCTGGACTTGTTCACCAAGCACGGTCATTTTGATCTGACGCTCAAGGCGCAGGGAGACATTGAGATCGACGATCACCATACAGTCGAGGATATCGGTATCTGTTTGGGTCAGACGCTGCGCGAGGCCCTTGGTGATAAGCGTGGCATTAAGCGCTATGCGAATGTGTTTATCCCGATGGACGAGGCGCTAGCGCAGGTTGTGATCGATGTGAGTAACCGTCCGCATTTTGAATATCGTGCGGAATATCCGTCTGCGCAGGTGGGCAGTTTTCAGGTGGAGCTGGTACACGAGTTTCTGTGGAAGCTGGCACTGGAAGCGCGTATTACGCTGCATGTGATCGTGCATTACGGTAAAAATACGCACCATATGATCGAAGCGGTGTTCAAGGCGCTTGGTCGTGCCATTGATGAAGCGACAACCATCGATCCGCGTGTGACAGGAGTGCCTTCGACGAAGGGAGTGCTGTAA